One genomic region from Amycolatopsis sp. FBCC-B4732 encodes:
- a CDS encoding tryptophan 2,3-dioxygenase family protein, producing MSEEHLRPEALIELLREARAGRRSHPALEVAHHVQTVGVDFLAAELKAELDLARRAPHVSALAREQLDCLLDKEDGRYSYDTYLALPLLRAMTPEGTARRTSAAALIIDVVQFELAAFHGDHGRLPLCRPAAGTVRKRVNHALRHLGRHGFAALPAGLDVFDREAVRRCADVVRAAVDPEFLELLPATVQPVSPVHDEYMFIRVLQSYESVFDELVDRAAETITALRAADLAAAVTRLSHAAEALERASLLFSLLATMTSDTFHAFRDRTEGSSAIQSAQYKRFEALCDTPSAERLRSDAFRSVPAVRAEVLAGQDTIAAAYRALCPSRNEEPAHRAFGAALARLEAAHQRWKSTHHKIAVRMIGDRPGSGYTAGTPYLKDRMDGRLFSTTDRRQTA from the coding sequence ATGTCGGAGGAGCACCTGCGCCCGGAAGCCTTGATCGAGCTGCTGCGGGAAGCTCGCGCAGGACGGCGATCGCACCCGGCGCTGGAAGTCGCCCACCACGTCCAGACCGTGGGCGTGGACTTCCTCGCGGCGGAGCTGAAGGCCGAACTCGATCTGGCGAGGCGGGCGCCGCACGTGAGCGCGCTGGCCCGGGAACAGCTGGATTGCCTGCTGGACAAGGAAGACGGCCGGTACTCCTACGACACCTACTTGGCGCTGCCCCTGCTGCGCGCGATGACACCGGAGGGCACGGCGCGCCGGACGTCGGCGGCGGCGCTGATCATCGACGTGGTGCAGTTCGAGCTCGCGGCGTTCCACGGCGACCACGGCCGCTTGCCGCTGTGCCGGCCGGCTGCGGGAACCGTGCGCAAACGCGTGAACCACGCACTGCGGCACCTCGGCCGCCACGGGTTCGCGGCGCTGCCCGCCGGCCTGGACGTCTTCGACCGCGAAGCGGTGCGGCGCTGCGCCGACGTGGTGAGGGCGGCCGTCGATCCTGAATTCCTCGAGCTGCTGCCGGCCACGGTCCAGCCGGTTTCCCCCGTCCACGACGAGTACATGTTCATCCGGGTGCTGCAGAGCTACGAGAGCGTCTTCGACGAACTCGTCGACCGGGCCGCGGAGACCATCACCGCGTTGCGAGCGGCCGATCTGGCCGCCGCCGTCACTCGGCTCTCCCACGCCGCGGAGGCGCTGGAGCGGGCGAGCCTGCTCTTCAGCCTGCTCGCCACGATGACCAGCGACACCTTCCACGCCTTCCGGGACCGCACGGAAGGCTCGAGCGCGATCCAGTCGGCCCAGTACAAGCGCTTCGAAGCCTTGTGCGACACGCCCTCCGCCGAGCGGCTGCGGTCGGACGCGTTCCGCAGCGTGCCGGCGGTGCGCGCCGAGGTGCTCGCCGGCCAGGACACCATCGCGGCCGCGTACCGGGCGCTTTGCCCGTCGCGGAACGAAGAACCGGCCCACCGCGCGTTCGGCGCGGCACTGGCCCGGCTCGAAGCCGCGCACCAGCGCTGGAAGTCCACCCACCACAAGATCGCCGTCCGGATGATCGGTGACCGTCCCGGCTCCGGTTACACAGCGGGCACGCCCTACCTGAAGGACCGGATGGACGGCCGGCTCTTCTCGACGACTGACCGCCGGCAGACGGCCTGA
- the asnB gene encoding asparagine synthase (glutamine-hydrolyzing) has translation MTYSGCGISGVRRFADARDQRGDAAAVRRMTRALAHRGPNGEGFAQSEGVTLGHRRLSVVGLGEQGAQPMSRDGLTIVYNGELYNHRALRAELSRSVSFSSGTDTEVVLQAWRRWGLAAVDRFDGMFAFAVWDERERAVWLVRDRLGVKPLYYHHDDRRLVFASEVEALLESGLVTAEPDLEVFRRQLLCSSTLDWEVDRTLVAGVRSVAPGAAARFDGDGTVSWHTYWRLPGTRPDVTDERGSEVEEFGHLLRSSLGGMLQADVPVSAFLSGGLDSSAIAALAAGSGPVTCVTVAFGDADGAPPSPTGNEDLRYSEELVRSLGAGRVRHHVDVHGGRLTLDQVDEACDLAVLGDDPRHPTIAANYRSVRDLGLRVVLNGQGADEIMAGYVGLPGFTRNVHDVDEPANPKFLAMPASRRAPGLSPAVLGHAEVVEKGFRDFCAGLPGPPLERAHRLLVATQLHRVLRFEDFLSMRSGVEARVPFLDHHLVEWCFARPLERHVDRARRRGKDVMRRALAGVLPPTLLERPKQVFPFPGKAALQAALAALVLEHHPVLAADDLVRELLSVPPADEVEHTPIPHLWLLLSTWRWHEKVRRIRARTGPVRGQFT, from the coding sequence ATGACCTACTCCGGCTGCGGGATCTCTGGCGTCCGGCGGTTCGCCGACGCACGGGACCAGCGCGGGGACGCGGCGGCGGTGCGCCGGATGACCCGGGCGCTGGCCCACCGCGGGCCGAACGGGGAAGGCTTCGCGCAGAGCGAGGGCGTGACGCTCGGCCATCGGCGGCTCAGCGTGGTCGGGCTCGGCGAGCAAGGCGCGCAGCCGATGAGCCGCGACGGGCTCACCATCGTCTACAACGGTGAGCTCTACAACCACCGCGCTCTGCGCGCGGAGCTGAGCCGCTCGGTCTCGTTCAGCTCGGGCACCGACACCGAAGTCGTCCTGCAGGCGTGGCGCCGGTGGGGGCTCGCCGCCGTGGACCGGTTCGACGGGATGTTCGCGTTCGCGGTGTGGGACGAGCGGGAACGCGCGGTGTGGCTGGTCCGCGACCGCCTCGGCGTCAAGCCGCTGTACTACCACCACGACGACCGGCGGCTCGTGTTCGCTTCCGAGGTCGAAGCCCTGCTCGAGTCGGGTCTGGTGACCGCCGAACCCGACCTGGAGGTGTTCCGGCGCCAGCTGCTCTGTTCGTCCACTTTGGACTGGGAGGTCGACCGCACGCTCGTGGCCGGGGTCCGCTCGGTCGCCCCGGGCGCCGCCGCGCGGTTCGACGGCGACGGGACGGTGTCGTGGCACACCTACTGGCGGCTCCCCGGCACCCGGCCCGATGTCACCGACGAACGAGGCTCCGAGGTCGAGGAGTTCGGTCACCTGCTGCGCAGCAGCCTCGGCGGCATGCTGCAGGCGGACGTTCCGGTGAGCGCGTTCCTCAGCGGGGGTCTCGACTCCTCCGCGATCGCGGCGCTCGCCGCCGGATCCGGACCGGTGACCTGCGTGACCGTGGCGTTCGGGGACGCCGACGGGGCACCGCCGTCCCCGACGGGCAACGAAGACCTGCGCTACAGCGAGGAGCTCGTCCGCTCCCTGGGCGCGGGGCGGGTCCGGCACCACGTCGACGTCCACGGCGGCCGGCTGACGCTCGATCAGGTGGACGAAGCGTGCGACCTGGCTGTCCTGGGCGACGACCCGCGGCACCCGACGATCGCGGCGAACTACCGGTCCGTGCGCGACCTCGGGCTCCGCGTGGTCCTCAACGGGCAGGGCGCCGACGAGATCATGGCCGGGTACGTCGGCTTGCCCGGCTTCACCCGCAACGTCCACGACGTCGATGAGCCGGCGAACCCGAAGTTCCTCGCGATGCCCGCTTCGAGGAGGGCACCCGGGCTCTCGCCGGCAGTCCTGGGGCACGCCGAAGTGGTCGAGAAGGGCTTCCGGGACTTCTGCGCGGGCCTGCCGGGCCCTCCGCTGGAGCGGGCACACCGGTTGCTGGTCGCCACGCAGCTGCACCGCGTGCTCCGGTTCGAGGACTTCCTGAGCATGCGCAGCGGCGTCGAAGCGCGGGTGCCGTTCCTGGATCACCACCTGGTCGAATGGTGCTTCGCCCGGCCTCTCGAACGGCACGTCGACCGGGCTCGCCGCCGGGGCAAGGACGTCATGCGGCGAGCGCTCGCGGGTGTGCTGCCCCCGACCCTGCTGGAACGCCCCAAGCAGGTGTTCCCGTTCCCGGGCAAGGCAGCACTGCAAGCGGCACTGGCGGCGCTCGTCCTCGAACACCACCCGGTGCTGGCCGCGGACGACCTGGTCCGGGAACTGCTATCGGTGCCTCCGGCGGACGAGGTCGAGCACACACCCATCCCGCACCTGTGGCTGCTGCTGAGCACGTGGCGCTGGCACGAGAAGGTGCGGCGGATCCGGGCGCGCACCGGGCCGGTCCGCGGGCAGTTCACGTGA